A region from the Chlamydiales bacterium genome encodes:
- the rplK gene encoding 50S ribosomal protein L11 — MAKKLVKTIKLQIPAGKANPAPPIGPALGGAGINIMAFCKDFNAKTQDKAGDILPVIISVYADKSFTFVTKQPPVSRMILKACGLESGSKVPNRDKVGKLTKSQVRQIAKQKYQDMRVTSEEAAMQLVMGTARSMGVDIVEG, encoded by the coding sequence ATGGCAAAAAAACTCGTAAAAACGATCAAACTGCAGATTCCAGCAGGAAAAGCCAACCCGGCCCCACCAATCGGTCCAGCATTGGGCGGCGCAGGTATTAACATTATGGCTTTCTGCAAAGATTTCAATGCTAAGACACAGGACAAGGCAGGAGATATTCTCCCTGTCATCATCTCCGTTTATGCGGACAAGTCCTTTACCTTTGTCACCAAACAGCCTCCAGTCTCCAGGATGATTTTAAAAGCCTGCGGACTCGAGTCGGGTTCTAAGGTGCCTAACCGCGATAAAGTTGGAAAGCTGACTAAATCGCAAGTTAGACAGATCGCTAAACAAAAATACCAGGACATGCGCGTTACTTCTGAAGAGGCAGCGATGCAGCTAGTCATGGGAACAGCTCGTTCGATGGGTGTAGACATAGTAGAAGGTTAA
- the nusG gene encoding transcription termination/antitermination protein NusG yields the protein MHKWYVVQVVSGQEKRVKKALEENRESKGMAELVEEVLVPTENVSEVKGGQQKVSEKKLWPGYILVKLNLTDDSWMYVKNTNGVLEFLGGEKPSPLAQHEVDQILQELEEKKKGVVSKHNIAPGDKVKITDGVFVNFIGVVSEIFLDKGRLSVMVSIFGRETRVDDLEFWQVELVPAETEVS from the coding sequence ATGCATAAATGGTATGTGGTCCAGGTCGTCTCCGGTCAAGAGAAGCGCGTGAAAAAGGCGCTGGAGGAGAACCGTGAGTCAAAGGGGATGGCGGAACTAGTAGAAGAGGTTCTCGTTCCTACAGAAAACGTCTCTGAAGTGAAGGGCGGCCAGCAGAAAGTTAGCGAAAAGAAGCTCTGGCCCGGCTACATCCTCGTTAAGCTGAATTTGACAGATGACTCTTGGATGTATGTAAAGAACACAAATGGTGTTTTAGAGTTTTTAGGAGGCGAGAAGCCCTCTCCTCTCGCTCAGCATGAGGTCGATCAGATCCTGCAAGAGCTCGAAGAGAAGAAGAAGGGCGTCGTTTCTAAACATAATATCGCCCCAGGCGACAAAGTTAAGATTACAGACGGCGTATTCGTCAACTTCATCGGCGTTGTAAGCGAGATCTTCCTCGACAAAGGAAGACTCAGCGTAATGGTCTCAATTTTCGGAAGAGAGACACGAGTTGATGATTTAGAATTTTGGCAGGTAGAACTGGTTCCTGCAGAAACAGAAGTGAGTTAA
- the secE gene encoding preprotein translocase subunit SecE — translation MIDTEFQETTVKSETTRSKIVSVVREFKEELKKVSWTTREELKFFTKIVLLTTFSFGLGIYVVDLVIKGSLQLVSRVAHLIFG, via the coding sequence ATGATTGATACAGAATTTCAAGAGACCACAGTGAAGTCAGAGACAACCCGGTCTAAAATTGTATCGGTAGTTCGCGAGTTCAAAGAAGAACTCAAGAAAGTAAGCTGGACAACAAGAGAAGAGCTCAAGTTCTTTACAAAGATTGTTCTTCTTACAACCTTTTCTTTTGGACTTGGTATTTACGTAGTGGATCTCGTTATTAAGGGAAGTCTGCAATTAGTTAGTCGAGTAGCTCACTTGATTTTCGGGTAA
- the tuf gene encoding elongation factor Tu produces MAKETFQRNKPHVNIGTIGHVDHGKTSLTAAITKVLAEGGKAKYRDYASIDNTPEEKARGITINASHVEYETEKRHYAHVDCPGHADYVKNMITGAAQMDGAILVVAATDGAMPQTKEHILLARQVGVPAIVVFLNKMDMIGKGDEELVELVEMELTELLESRGYKDVPIIRGSALKALEGDAKYVESIKELMKVVDEKIPTPTRETDKPFLMPVEDVFSISGRGTVATGRVERGIVKVNDKLQLVGIRETRDTVVTGLEMFNKLLDEARAGENVGILLRGLEKNDIERGMVLVAPGTCKPHTKFKGTIYVLNKEEGGRHKPFFTGYRPQFYFRTTDVTGTVTLPEGVEMVMPGDNVELIGELIHPIAMEEGMRFAIREGGRTIGAGTVTKILQ; encoded by the coding sequence ATGGCAAAAGAAACGTTCCAAAGGAATAAACCGCACGTCAATATCGGAACCATCGGTCACGTCGACCATGGTAAAACCTCCCTTACTGCGGCAATTACAAAAGTATTAGCGGAAGGCGGAAAAGCAAAATACCGCGACTACGCATCGATCGACAACACGCCTGAAGAAAAAGCGCGTGGTATTACAATCAACGCCAGCCACGTGGAATACGAGACAGAGAAGCGTCACTACGCTCACGTAGACTGCCCTGGCCACGCCGACTATGTTAAAAACATGATCACAGGTGCCGCTCAGATGGACGGCGCTATTCTCGTGGTTGCTGCAACAGACGGCGCGATGCCTCAAACGAAAGAGCACATCCTCTTGGCTCGCCAAGTAGGCGTTCCTGCTATCGTTGTCTTCTTGAACAAGATGGACATGATCGGCAAGGGCGACGAAGAGCTCGTTGAGCTCGTAGAAATGGAGCTCACAGAGCTTCTCGAGTCTCGCGGCTACAAAGATGTACCTATCATCCGCGGTTCTGCTTTAAAAGCTCTCGAAGGTGATGCGAAGTATGTTGAGTCTATTAAAGAACTGATGAAAGTTGTGGATGAAAAGATCCCAACTCCAACTCGTGAAACAGACAAGCCATTCCTGATGCCAGTTGAGGACGTCTTCTCTATTTCTGGTCGTGGAACAGTAGCGACAGGTAGAGTTGAGCGCGGTATCGTAAAAGTTAACGATAAGCTCCAACTCGTCGGAATTCGCGAAACACGAGACACTGTTGTTACAGGTCTTGAGATGTTCAACAAGCTTCTCGACGAAGCTCGTGCTGGTGAGAACGTCGGTATTCTTCTCCGTGGTCTTGAGAAGAACGACATCGAGCGCGGAATGGTGCTCGTAGCTCCAGGAACATGCAAGCCGCACACTAAGTTTAAAGGGACGATCTACGTTCTGAATAAAGAAGAGGGCGGTCGCCACAAGCCATTCTTCACCGGATACCGTCCGCAATTCTACTTCCGTACAACTGACGTTACAGGAACAGTCACTCTGCCAGAAGGCGTAGAGATGGTGATGCCAGGTGACAACGTTGAGCTGATCGGTGAACTGATTCACCCGATCGCGATGGAAGAAGGAATGCGTTTTGCGATTCGCGAAGGCGGCAGAACAATTGGTGCTGGTACAGTTACCAAGATTCTGCAGTAA
- the infA gene encoding translation initiation factor IF-1, translating into MPKEDTIKIDGKIEELLPNMTFRVVLENGMTVLAHLCGKMRMRNIRVLVGDVVTVEMSPYDLTKARIIYRQK; encoded by the coding sequence ATGCCCAAAGAAGACACAATTAAAATTGACGGGAAGATCGAAGAGCTTCTTCCTAATATGACCTTCCGAGTCGTCCTGGAAAACGGGATGACGGTCTTGGCGCATCTGTGCGGAAAAATGCGTATGCGAAATATTCGCGTCCTTGTTGGAGACGTCGTTACTGTGGAAATGTCTCCTTACGATTTGACAAAAGCGCGCATTATTTATCGCCAGAAGTAG
- a CDS encoding SufE family protein, whose protein sequence is MNETFQSCLTKQSEIKKLFSSCKTAEEKYQKIIEMGRALPSFPEEWKREENLVAGCQSQVFLHVELKENKLFFYASSEALISAGLVALLLAAYHMEPPEAVIGCPPTFLEELGIQTALTPGRSHGLSSILLRMKREAVKFLLTHKS, encoded by the coding sequence ATGAACGAGACCTTTCAATCCTGTTTAACAAAGCAGAGCGAGATTAAAAAACTTTTTTCAAGCTGCAAAACGGCTGAAGAGAAGTATCAAAAAATCATTGAGATGGGCCGCGCGCTCCCCTCCTTTCCAGAAGAGTGGAAGAGAGAGGAGAATCTCGTCGCTGGCTGTCAGAGCCAGGTCTTCCTCCACGTCGAGCTGAAAGAAAATAAACTATTTTTTTACGCCTCATCCGAAGCGCTGATCTCAGCAGGCCTCGTCGCCTTACTACTCGCCGCCTATCATATGGAACCGCCAGAGGCAGTAATCGGCTGCCCACCCACTTTTCTCGAAGAGCTCGGTATTCAGACTGCCCTCACCCCTGGTCGCTCGCACGGACTATCCAGCATCCTGCTCCGCATGAAGAGAGAGGCAGTAAAGTTTTTACTCACACACAAAAGTTAG
- a CDS encoding HEAT repeat domain-containing protein has product MRALLSVVCFAIPCLLIAYDPDLGTPEEAGRRVSAHLLLRDPYSAVEEAKRGKLLFPESKMLQISLIRALCEKGDEIDAIEEWKRATTQFGMKPDERFMLEMLAWGVLNKGDTSSQPMVKFSSLLGACATRDAKAVPLLLKELRSTNSWLRAMTVRLAAAFGDAPLRDELLRMLKEEKVWYVRLEVIKAVGQLNIAAAQELLKELIANPRTLIEERGYAMLALVNMYEKVEKADLDQLLRSKRAGLRELACQIIAHLELHERIEDLFPLLNDTSFEVRLAALNCLGLLDLRGSPKPILEIITPSLNDSTPQVAITAAWVALVNGEKVGEERLRAWIQERDPQMRRLASAAVAFSGVQGLGIAKDLIRQSSDPYVQVNLAMGLIGLRQETKQACDVLYSLFAKEQKELWMWDNHLNPLFRTLSPSRVSHIEHIPHYPMVVDQLVKLDLLSVLSIMRYPKAVDAVKGFLKNQTWGVSGAAAATLIEEGSDECLTLVEALLEDSDPKIRMQAAFIMAILGGESSAIKVLQEIYPRMNREMKLYILEAIGHVGDRSSIPFLLEILKEPFQVQRLVAASALIQCLYH; this is encoded by the coding sequence ATGAGGGCACTTCTCTCTGTTGTGTGTTTCGCCATTCCGTGCTTGCTCATCGCATACGATCCCGATCTAGGCACGCCCGAAGAGGCGGGCCGGAGAGTCTCTGCCCATCTTCTTTTGCGCGATCCCTACTCGGCAGTTGAAGAGGCAAAGCGCGGCAAGCTCCTCTTTCCTGAATCCAAGATGCTCCAGATTTCCCTGATTCGCGCACTTTGTGAAAAGGGGGATGAGATCGATGCGATCGAAGAGTGGAAAAGAGCGACGACCCAGTTTGGCATGAAGCCCGATGAGAGATTTATGCTGGAGATGCTCGCTTGGGGAGTGCTCAACAAGGGGGACACCTCGTCTCAGCCGATGGTGAAGTTTAGCTCTCTTCTGGGAGCCTGTGCGACGCGCGATGCTAAAGCGGTTCCTCTGCTATTAAAAGAGCTGCGCAGCACAAACTCCTGGCTACGTGCCATGACCGTGCGACTTGCAGCGGCTTTTGGAGATGCGCCTCTTCGAGATGAGCTCCTTCGTATGCTTAAAGAGGAGAAGGTCTGGTATGTGCGACTTGAGGTGATTAAGGCGGTGGGGCAGCTGAATATTGCCGCTGCGCAAGAGCTATTAAAAGAGCTTATCGCCAATCCGAGGACGTTAATCGAGGAGCGCGGCTACGCGATGCTTGCTCTTGTCAATATGTATGAGAAGGTGGAGAAGGCCGATCTCGATCAGCTACTGCGGAGCAAAAGAGCTGGCCTTAGAGAGCTCGCCTGTCAGATTATCGCCCACCTAGAGCTTCACGAGCGCATCGAGGATCTCTTTCCTCTTTTGAATGACACCTCATTTGAGGTCAGGCTTGCCGCTCTCAACTGTTTAGGGCTCCTTGATCTGCGCGGCTCTCCAAAGCCGATCCTTGAGATCATTACACCCTCTCTCAACGACTCTACACCCCAGGTTGCAATCACAGCGGCATGGGTGGCGCTCGTAAATGGAGAGAAGGTGGGAGAGGAGCGCCTCAGAGCGTGGATTCAGGAGCGCGATCCGCAGATGCGGCGCCTCGCGTCCGCTGCTGTTGCCTTCTCTGGTGTGCAGGGACTGGGGATTGCAAAAGATCTAATCAGACAGAGCAGCGATCCCTACGTGCAGGTCAATCTGGCTATGGGGCTTATCGGGCTTAGGCAGGAGACGAAGCAGGCGTGCGACGTGCTCTACTCCCTTTTTGCAAAAGAGCAGAAGGAGCTCTGGATGTGGGATAACCACCTCAATCCTCTCTTTCGCACTCTCAGCCCTTCTAGAGTTAGCCACATCGAACACATCCCGCACTACCCGATGGTTGTCGACCAGCTTGTGAAGCTCGATCTTCTCTCGGTGCTCAGCATCATGCGCTATCCCAAAGCTGTCGACGCGGTAAAAGGATTTTTGAAAAATCAGACTTGGGGAGTGAGTGGAGCGGCAGCTGCCACTCTGATAGAAGAGGGGAGTGATGAGTGTTTAACCCTTGTCGAAGCGCTGCTTGAAGACTCCGATCCGAAGATCCGTATGCAGGCGGCCTTCATCATGGCCATCCTGGGCGGAGAGAGCTCTGCCATCAAGGTGCTGCAAGAGATCTACCCGCGGATGAACCGCGAGATGAAGCTCTATATATTAGAGGCGATAGGCCACGTCGGAGACCGCAGCTCTATCCCTTTCCTTCTTGAGATTCTGAAGGAGCCGTTCCAGGTTCAGCGCCTTGTAGCGGCCTCAGCTCTGATTCAGTGCTTGTATCACTGA
- a CDS encoding histidine triad nucleotide-binding protein → MVSIFSKIIRGEIPSKKVFENERILAIEDIAPAAPVHILIMPKKEITCLHEVKEEDLPLIAEIVQVAQKLAKEFKIEDGYRLLTNSGADAGQTVFHLHFHLLGGERMSHFGVG, encoded by the coding sequence ATGGTCAGTATCTTTTCTAAGATCATCCGAGGTGAGATTCCCTCGAAAAAAGTGTTCGAAAACGAGCGGATTCTCGCGATTGAAGATATCGCACCTGCAGCTCCTGTGCACATTCTGATCATGCCAAAAAAGGAGATCACCTGTCTGCATGAGGTGAAAGAAGAAGACCTCCCTCTCATTGCTGAGATTGTCCAAGTGGCGCAGAAGCTTGCAAAAGAGTTTAAAATCGAGGATGGCTACAGGCTTCTTACGAATAGTGGAGCGGATGCCGGCCAGACTGTCTTTCATCTCCACTTCCACTTATTAGGTGGAGAGCGCATGTCCCATTTTGGAGTGGGGTGA
- a CDS encoding MYG1 family protein — protein sequence MPALRSVGTHDGSFHADEVTACALLILFGLVDRDKVVRTRSEELLAQCEYVCDVGGIYDPAKKRFDHHQISYKGDMSSAGMVLLYLKDSGKIDSATYDFFNRSLILGVDAHDTGRSSTPVGTATFSIVIANFVPPTYEAEEAIQNEAFNQALEFVLGHLKRLLERYRYILACRKLVEESMAASLPYLFFEKPIPWLESFFELGGERHPALFVIMPSSEGWKLRAIPPNSEERMKLRRALPEPWGGLRDQELERVSGIDGAVFCHKGRFISIWKTKEAVFKALEKSLKT from the coding sequence ATGCCAGCTTTACGCAGTGTGGGGACTCATGATGGCTCTTTTCATGCTGACGAGGTAACAGCATGCGCTCTGCTCATCCTTTTTGGTCTCGTAGACAGAGATAAGGTGGTGCGCACGCGCAGCGAAGAGCTGCTCGCACAATGTGAATATGTCTGCGATGTAGGCGGCATCTACGATCCTGCAAAGAAGCGCTTCGACCACCACCAGATCTCCTACAAGGGGGATATGAGCAGTGCTGGGATGGTGCTTCTCTACCTGAAAGATAGCGGAAAGATCGACTCTGCGACCTACGACTTTTTTAACCGCTCTCTGATTTTAGGTGTGGATGCCCACGACACGGGAAGAAGCTCAACACCTGTCGGCACTGCGACCTTCTCGATTGTGATTGCGAATTTCGTCCCCCCAACTTATGAAGCTGAGGAGGCCATTCAGAATGAGGCATTCAACCAGGCGCTAGAGTTTGTACTTGGACATCTTAAGCGTCTGCTCGAGCGCTACCGCTACATTCTCGCTTGCAGAAAGCTCGTAGAAGAGAGCATGGCAGCCTCTCTGCCCTACCTTTTCTTCGAAAAACCGATTCCCTGGCTCGAGAGCTTTTTTGAGCTTGGCGGTGAGCGCCACCCAGCCCTCTTTGTCATCATGCCCAGCAGCGAAGGGTGGAAGCTGCGCGCCATTCCTCCCAATTCGGAAGAGAGGATGAAGCTGAGAAGAGCTCTTCCTGAGCCTTGGGGAGGCTTGCGCGATCAGGAGCTTGAGCGCGTCTCTGGAATCGATGGAGCGGTCTTCTGCCACAAGGGTAGATTCATCTCGATCTGGAAGACGAAAGAGGCTGTTTTCAAGGCTCTTGAAAAAAGTTTGAAAACTTGA
- a CDS encoding type II toxin-antitoxin system HicA family toxin, translated as MTSTRPLSSSSPAAGSSAGAAGSDKNDVKGAGAAQQQATSLLVQRLSETVSISLDPAHEPSKEEKARIFTAAMNLTSREDYRPKKVTPFKLDLKPAERALIEEMFKSYALHDAICLYDLWEFDLFKSLETLLKYVPENVRELLLRNFCAHFMYTYVSLSVERCRRELPETTPDMPFLEKGKEKAGEFYMVASRKETTRIYEDLLKGISQATLQVRGRSKTVQGYFKAVEKRLELGIKFLFHPQATLFLCDNTLVELWEYFPQAKALKEGGREKAFADLLAYSNFVAKGFSDGCKERRLSVDCVLLKPFIDELASFAKKQNKVGADSKLRGVLAEMLMMMGATSEDLFSNLVSAMAGKLTHEQFAKRAGMQIEQAKPQRLFVHSLYFKHSQQGILCSFVQDFLHILDTQIFVGRGSVLTNTGMHRVNLNMAYLFRRAEEEFSITDPALTGVPSSLSTAKKEELRTLLTTMRQEAHHMVFNSTFTIRPEVLTMLYHRWSMINKCGQGHAFTIWFPFLGEMQKYIKALDNQIPVLEKLRPFCLQRIEEFLKTLDAAELAAHKEEWIAFFEEEFFHASVDFCSLDILRDDVDAVLTLQMSSPSSQESVFQPELLSYMLGEGVADLVDRLTAPAAGATADTAASHEDGKEDAEAAASSVTTATVEVAASAGAGAGAGAGAGASAAGAVQVSAKPGLPMREDLKGRVVRVPVRVRVETAAARAAVLSLDAAGAAPKREAPKFEKRVRIIDRNMRLRDLFSRLEKEYGLCAVRISGSHFQLDNNDGLKVTVPRHTTLKPGTARAIERTITEYVESKAEHKEE; from the coding sequence ATGACAAGCACACGCCCACTTTCAAGCTCCTCCCCTGCTGCTGGCAGCAGCGCTGGCGCCGCAGGCTCCGATAAAAACGACGTAAAAGGAGCAGGAGCTGCTCAGCAGCAAGCGACCTCTCTGCTGGTTCAAAGACTTTCTGAAACAGTATCGATCAGCCTAGACCCGGCACACGAGCCCTCTAAAGAGGAGAAAGCGCGCATATTTACTGCCGCGATGAATTTAACTTCTAGAGAGGACTACCGCCCAAAAAAAGTTACTCCCTTCAAACTAGATCTGAAACCGGCTGAACGGGCGCTGATAGAGGAGATGTTTAAAAGCTATGCACTTCACGATGCGATCTGTCTCTATGATCTCTGGGAGTTTGATCTCTTCAAGTCTTTAGAGACTCTACTAAAATATGTGCCAGAAAACGTAAGAGAGCTCCTTCTGAGGAACTTTTGCGCCCACTTTATGTACACCTACGTGAGCCTCTCGGTAGAGAGATGTCGAAGGGAGCTCCCGGAAACAACCCCTGACATGCCCTTCTTAGAAAAAGGGAAGGAGAAGGCGGGGGAGTTTTACATGGTGGCCTCACGTAAAGAGACTACCCGCATCTATGAGGATCTGCTTAAGGGAATCTCCCAAGCTACATTGCAAGTAAGAGGCAGATCGAAAACAGTACAGGGATACTTTAAAGCTGTAGAAAAGAGATTAGAGCTTGGAATCAAGTTTCTCTTCCATCCTCAGGCCACTCTCTTTCTTTGCGACAACACGCTTGTTGAATTGTGGGAGTATTTTCCTCAAGCCAAGGCTTTAAAAGAGGGGGGCCGCGAAAAAGCCTTCGCAGATCTTTTAGCCTACTCTAACTTTGTGGCTAAAGGATTTTCCGATGGGTGTAAAGAGAGAAGACTCTCTGTGGACTGCGTTCTCTTAAAGCCCTTCATTGACGAGCTCGCTTCTTTTGCAAAAAAGCAGAATAAAGTGGGTGCGGATTCAAAATTAAGAGGTGTGCTTGCCGAAATGCTGATGATGATGGGAGCAACGTCAGAAGATCTCTTCTCAAATCTTGTTTCAGCGATGGCAGGTAAGCTCACACATGAGCAGTTCGCAAAAAGAGCAGGCATGCAGATTGAACAAGCAAAACCTCAAAGGCTTTTTGTGCACTCTCTCTATTTTAAACATTCACAGCAGGGAATTCTCTGCTCTTTTGTTCAAGATTTTCTCCACATTCTAGATACTCAGATCTTCGTTGGTAGAGGCTCTGTCCTTACAAATACAGGCATGCATAGAGTTAATCTTAATATGGCTTATCTCTTCCGAAGAGCTGAAGAAGAGTTCTCTATTACTGATCCAGCTCTAACAGGCGTGCCCTCCTCTCTTTCGACCGCAAAAAAAGAGGAGCTTCGCACACTTCTTACGACGATGCGTCAAGAAGCGCACCATATGGTTTTCAATAGCACATTCACAATTAGGCCAGAAGTTCTGACCATGCTCTACCATCGCTGGTCAATGATCAACAAATGTGGTCAAGGCCACGCTTTTACAATCTGGTTCCCCTTTCTTGGGGAGATGCAGAAATATATCAAAGCACTCGATAATCAGATTCCTGTTCTGGAAAAACTGAGACCGTTCTGTCTTCAGCGCATTGAAGAGTTTTTAAAAACACTAGATGCCGCAGAGCTCGCTGCACACAAAGAGGAGTGGATCGCCTTCTTTGAAGAGGAGTTCTTCCATGCGAGCGTGGACTTCTGCTCTCTGGATATCCTTAGAGATGATGTGGACGCGGTGCTTACGCTGCAGATGAGCAGCCCCTCTTCTCAAGAGAGCGTCTTTCAACCCGAACTTTTAAGCTACATGTTGGGTGAAGGGGTTGCAGATCTTGTCGACCGCCTTACTGCCCCAGCAGCTGGCGCTACAGCCGATACAGCCGCGTCGCACGAAGATGGAAAAGAGGACGCAGAAGCAGCAGCATCTTCTGTAACAACAGCAACCGTTGAAGTAGCAGCATCTGCCGGTGCCGGTGCCGGTGCCGGTGCAGGCGCTGGGGCTAGCGCCGCTGGAGCAGTACAAGTCTCAGCAAAGCCAGGCCTTCCGATGCGCGAAGATTTAAAAGGAAGAGTAGTGAGAGTTCCAGTGCGCGTTAGAGTAGAGACGGCCGCAGCGCGAGCTGCTGTTCTCTCTCTTGACGCAGCCGGGGCAGCGCCAAAACGAGAAGCTCCTAAATTTGAAAAGAGAGTGCGCATCATCGACAGAAACATGAGACTGAGAGATCTTTTCAGCCGCCTGGAAAAAGAGTATGGCCTATGTGCTGTAAGGATAAGTGGTTCTCACTTTCAACTCGATAACAACGATGGACTCAAAGTGACAGTTCCTAGACACACGACCCTCAAGCCGGGAACGGCGCGTGCTATCGAAAGAACGATCACCGAGTATGTCGAGAGCAAGGCCGAGCACAAAGAAGAGTAG
- a CDS encoding DUF1207 domain-containing protein, which yields MKKRLLTLLTSTLCLSLYADAAVDEVQDAPDLVAAAKVDIYALTRADSLPEGEYEEMTDTYLEGYIQALVDMHYYEQRVRVIVKDHHVYLSNLPHNDLLSNSILAFVSGVPGVKSVEVKEPSKAELEQSKKLTEPRVGGVWFPQSTVLYPPMIADPREPMYYVAYRGADKVVGKVAAAVAMGDDFPLFRWRDVFRWHGDLQIGIQAGIWAVFNYQDVPHKSNHETSELINTDYLVGIPLSYAADRWAFRARIYHISSHLGDEFLVNHPSFLHKRKNPSFEAIDFFTSYQFSKDFRGYFGPGVIVHSDDSFPMKTFYVEYGMELRLFGKKLDYHRLYGTPFLAIHLENWQVRNWSLDTTIKAGYELSKLQGVGRKMRIYADYHQGFSYEGQFFKKRVKYYEIGLSWGW from the coding sequence ATGAAAAAACGATTGTTGACCCTTCTGACTTCTACTCTCTGTCTCTCCCTGTATGCCGATGCGGCGGTTGATGAGGTGCAAGATGCGCCTGATCTAGTGGCTGCAGCTAAAGTGGATATCTATGCGCTGACACGTGCGGATAGCCTTCCTGAAGGGGAGTATGAGGAGATGACCGACACCTATCTGGAGGGGTACATCCAGGCGCTTGTCGACATGCACTACTATGAGCAGCGCGTGCGTGTGATCGTGAAAGATCACCATGTCTACTTGTCAAACCTGCCTCACAACGACCTCTTATCAAATAGTATTTTAGCATTTGTCTCGGGTGTGCCGGGAGTGAAGTCGGTTGAGGTGAAGGAGCCGTCAAAAGCGGAGCTTGAGCAGAGCAAGAAGCTCACAGAGCCTCGTGTGGGCGGTGTCTGGTTCCCGCAGTCGACCGTACTCTATCCTCCGATGATCGCAGATCCTCGCGAGCCGATGTACTATGTTGCCTACCGCGGTGCGGATAAGGTGGTAGGGAAGGTAGCTGCGGCTGTTGCAATGGGGGATGACTTCCCTCTGTTTCGCTGGAGAGATGTCTTCCGCTGGCACGGCGATCTTCAGATTGGCATCCAAGCGGGCATTTGGGCTGTCTTCAACTATCAAGACGTCCCGCACAAGAGTAATCATGAGACGTCGGAGCTTATCAACACCGACTATCTAGTGGGAATCCCGCTCTCTTATGCTGCGGACAGATGGGCCTTCCGTGCGCGCATCTACCACATCTCAAGTCACCTGGGCGATGAGTTTCTGGTCAACCATCCCTCATTCTTGCACAAGAGAAAGAACCCGAGCTTCGAAGCGATCGACTTCTTTACATCGTATCAGTTCTCAAAAGATTTCAGGGGCTACTTTGGTCCCGGCGTGATTGTGCATAGCGACGACTCATTCCCGATGAAGACATTCTACGTAGAGTATGGAATGGAGCTGCGCCTCTTTGGAAAGAAGCTCGACTACCATCGACTGTATGGAACGCCGTTTCTTGCGATCCACTTAGAGAACTGGCAGGTGCGTAACTGGTCCCTCGATACGACCATCAAAGCGGGTTATGAACTCAGTAAGCTCCAGGGTGTAGGCCGAAAGATGCGTATCTATGCGGACTACCACCAGGGCTTCTCGTATGAAGGACAGTTCTTTAAGAAGCGCGTGAAGTACTACGAGATCGGCCTCTCTTGGGGCTGGTAG